In a genomic window of Streptococcus mitis NCTC 12261:
- a CDS encoding glycosyltransferase family 52 codes for MENIIFCSSPFQVLVAKEVVQTVSEDFIGIYLKMSNDSRQDFYAERMEEFCKEVLVLEGKTVFNDIQEALKDRAISNLYLASLDNPVALSIFNPSTMNLYTFDDGSTSIVPLNLYTQNLERGIPYTNFTLREVMSLSNRHYTVFEDCILFPKEQQFFLKLHLEPSHFHRAKNGKKISIFLGQFLGSLLYQEDLELTQKLTAKVLDEQKIDYYYPHPRVPLNPYQDKLKETRFCFEEEIYLLLEEYEFVEVHGFYSTSLLLVKDIEGVSVHGYRTFLTTHESNVFAKRGVPYQNVSQSDTPVDIVMPVYNGAETISQTIDSVLNQTHQAFRLLIVDDGSTDNTEEVCKPYLVDERIQYIREDHKGISETLNRGVSLSQTAYVARQDADDVWMPWHLDLLLQELEKNPQLDLIGARVVAEEDAITDKIKRNQSHHLSGEKLWLELAYQNVFNHSTVIFKRSAYDEAGGYDAKCDGFEDWHLWSRMVTKDNALVLNVTTTYYRLSERHKRGMAFRARLARSRGLRLEDVLD; via the coding sequence TTGGAGAATATAATTTTTTGTTCGTCTCCCTTCCAGGTTTTAGTCGCTAAAGAAGTTGTACAGACTGTCTCAGAAGACTTTATCGGGATTTATCTAAAGATGTCAAATGATTCGAGACAGGATTTTTATGCTGAACGAATGGAAGAATTTTGTAAGGAAGTCCTTGTTTTAGAAGGAAAAACAGTCTTTAATGATATTCAGGAAGCCTTAAAAGATAGGGCCATTAGTAATCTCTATCTAGCAAGCTTAGACAATCCTGTAGCTCTTAGCATCTTTAATCCCAGTACAATGAATTTGTATACTTTTGATGATGGTAGTACTTCCATTGTACCTCTCAATCTGTATACACAAAATCTTGAGAGGGGCATTCCTTATACAAACTTTACCTTGAGAGAGGTTATGTCTTTGTCAAATAGACATTATACCGTATTTGAGGACTGTATCCTCTTCCCAAAAGAGCAGCAGTTTTTTCTAAAGCTTCATCTTGAACCAAGTCATTTTCATAGGGCTAAAAATGGTAAGAAAATAAGTATTTTTCTGGGGCAATTTTTAGGCTCTCTCCTTTATCAGGAAGATTTGGAACTTACTCAAAAATTGACTGCTAAAGTTTTAGATGAACAGAAGATTGATTATTACTATCCCCATCCTAGAGTACCTTTGAATCCTTATCAAGATAAATTGAAAGAAACTAGATTTTGCTTTGAAGAAGAAATTTATCTTTTGCTAGAGGAGTATGAGTTCGTTGAGGTACATGGTTTTTACTCAACTTCTCTTTTATTGGTCAAAGATATAGAGGGTGTATCGGTTCATGGGTATCGGACCTTTTTAACAACTCATGAATCAAATGTTTTTGCAAAACGAGGTGTGCCCTATCAAAATGTGTCTCAATCGGACACACCTGTTGATATTGTCATGCCTGTCTATAATGGAGCTGAAACCATTAGTCAAACGATTGATTCTGTTTTAAATCAAACCCATCAAGCCTTTCGACTGTTAATTGTGGATGATGGTTCGACAGATAATACAGAGGAAGTATGTAAGCCATATCTAGTAGACGAGCGAATACAGTATATTAGGGAAGATCATAAAGGGATTTCAGAAACGTTAAATCGTGGAGTTAGTTTGTCTCAAACGGCTTATGTAGCCAGACAAGATGCAGATGATGTATGGATGCCTTGGCACTTAGATCTTCTCTTGCAGGAGTTAGAGAAAAATCCTCAACTCGACCTTATCGGGGCTAGAGTTGTCGCAGAAGAAGATGCTATAACAGATAAAATTAAACGGAATCAATCTCATCATTTATCAGGAGAAAAATTGTGGTTAGAGCTTGCTTATCAAAATGTCTTTAACCATTCAACCGTCATTTTTAAACGCTCTGCCTATGATGAAGCAGGAGGCTATGATGCTAAGTGTGATGGGTTTGAAGATTGGCATTTGTGGTCTCGTATGGTTACCAAGGATAATGCCCTGGTTTTAAATGTCACAACGACCTACTATCGCTTATCAGAACGTCATAAACGAGGGATGGCTTTCCGTGCAAGACTAGCAAGAAGTCGTGGATTAAGATTGGAAGATGTATTGGACTAA
- the rfbB gene encoding dTDP-glucose 4,6-dehydratase, giving the protein MNYKNIVVTGGAGFIGSNFVRYLKETYKDIQITILDNLTYASSMKTIEDLLDDRVSFYKLDIANELALSNYIDEGVDLIVHFAAESFNDKSLHDTSVFVKSNIVGTHNLLELARKYDIRFHHISTDEVYGDFPLESKDKFTEKTQYNPSSPYAATKASADLLVKAWVRSFGVRATISNCSNNYGPYQNPEKFIPRQITNLLTGQQAVLYGAGLNIRDWIHVKDHCRAIDTIIDKGVIGETYLIGVNNERTNVEVLQKILLQLGKSQEDFKYIADRPGHDLRYGIDASKLYTELGFTPLYVDFDKGLKEVIHWYQEHEDWWQEMIAQKQDAK; this is encoded by the coding sequence ATGAACTATAAAAATATCGTTGTGACTGGTGGAGCTGGTTTCATTGGTTCAAATTTTGTTCGATACCTAAAAGAGACTTATAAGGATATTCAGATTACGATTTTGGATAATTTGACTTACGCCTCTTCGATGAAAACAATCGAAGATTTATTGGATGATAGGGTATCGTTTTATAAACTGGATATCGCAAATGAGTTGGCATTAAGCAACTATATCGATGAAGGAGTTGATTTGATTGTTCATTTTGCAGCAGAATCTTTTAATGACAAGTCTTTGCACGATACGTCTGTTTTTGTGAAAAGTAATATTGTCGGGACGCACAATCTTTTAGAGTTAGCTAGGAAGTATGATATCCGTTTCCACCATATTTCAACAGATGAGGTTTATGGGGATTTCCCATTAGAAAGTAAGGATAAATTTACTGAAAAAACGCAGTACAATCCAAGTTCTCCCTATGCTGCTACAAAGGCTTCTGCTGATCTATTAGTGAAAGCATGGGTTCGTTCTTTTGGGGTTAGGGCTACGATTTCCAACTGTTCAAACAACTATGGACCCTATCAAAATCCTGAGAAATTTATCCCAAGGCAAATCACCAATCTTTTAACTGGACAGCAGGCAGTTCTATATGGAGCAGGACTGAATATTCGTGATTGGATTCATGTCAAAGATCATTGTCGAGCTATTGACACCATTATTGATAAGGGCGTGATTGGTGAAACCTACTTGATTGGTGTAAATAATGAACGCACGAATGTTGAAGTGTTACAGAAAATCTTGTTGCAGTTAGGAAAATCTCAGGAAGATTTCAAGTATATAGCAGATAGACCAGGACACGACCTTCGTTATGGAATTGATGCTAGTAAGTTATATACTGAATTAGGCTTTACACCTCTCTACGTGGATTTTGATAAAGGCTTAAAAGAAGTTATCCATTGGTATCAAGAACATGAAGATTGGTGGCAAGAGATGATTGCACAAAAGCAAGATGCTAAGTAA
- a CDS encoding alpha-1,2-fucosyltransferase yields the protein MKIYENNRGFQLGNLLYLLLQAHRDRMMGYEESYVLRTGYFQFAQTFFPKTAVLFSKANGIELEDFGYFQEAGVDYSSEELDSFCREYLIEPVVASSAQFEEKNVTIAIRRTDFLNERNRKNYGYNAQLYIGSCLEKIAAIEGDNFQHLTIRITSDDVAWCHEELVPFLNSQYHFENPIIVEEQDIQDNFLQLYSCNKYFICPNSTYCYWVGYILRLTKPFVKVFVPDFNTLLEQNGKQIADTREWEVVSVDRTGFE from the coding sequence TTGAAAATTTATGAAAATAATAGAGGTTTTCAACTAGGAAATTTGCTCTATCTCTTACTACAAGCGCATAGAGATCGGATGATGGGTTATGAGGAAAGTTATGTCTTACGAACAGGATATTTTCAGTTTGCCCAAACCTTTTTTCCAAAAACCGCTGTCTTATTTTCAAAAGCAAATGGTATCGAATTAGAAGATTTTGGTTATTTTCAAGAGGCAGGTGTTGACTATTCTTCAGAAGAATTGGACTCTTTTTGTAGAGAGTATTTGATTGAACCAGTAGTAGCTTCTTCCGCTCAATTTGAAGAGAAGAATGTGACAATTGCTATTAGAAGAACGGATTTTCTCAATGAACGAAATAGAAAAAATTACGGTTATAACGCTCAATTGTATATCGGTTCTTGTTTAGAGAAGATAGCAGCAATTGAAGGGGATAATTTTCAACATTTAACTATACGTATTACTTCAGATGATGTTGCCTGGTGTCATGAAGAATTGGTACCTTTTCTAAACTCTCAGTACCATTTTGAAAACCCGATTATAGTTGAGGAGCAGGATATTCAAGATAACTTTTTACAACTGTATAGCTGTAACAAGTACTTCATTTGTCCCAATTCGACTTATTGTTATTGGGTAGGCTATATTTTAAGACTTACAAAGCCTTTTGTAAAAGTGTTTGTTCCTGATTTTAATACTTTACTTGAACAAAATGGAAAACAAATTGCGGATACAAGAGAATGGGAAGTTGTAAGTGTTGACCGTACTGGCTTTGAGTGA
- a CDS encoding dTDP-4-dehydrorhamnose 3,5-epimerase family protein: MDALQYRGEKMDIDRTILVQIQGLLVFESPLHHDERGYFLENWRKKDLLANGVPESFFHHKLQNNVSVSKQGVIRGMHCQGYEKLMTVAYGTFKMIFIDLRIDSPTYKSVDVIDVQPGRAVFVPGGVANGAQSLVNNGILNYLVADYYDPHKNYLGITPLDKDANLSWDSLLKPIISEKDQAAKSFKEVLEIIESSKKKVALIGSTGAVGKVLFDTLRKQSDIDLSCFNRNNIEEALKDFYDMVICTAPSSEKLLTNLSLKNDDAEIEKLVNVLKNIQTGHMILVSTKSVFDSGARYSAIHQKIYNSVIEAHQNSNTIYIMDTLYGKTLKKGFINDLLSRQWTYISNDIVLDKPELENYYQKVNDQLWSLVEPLPNELLSTLEPISDIYPDEMCYQVTAINDLVSHLMANLNRIDGVKLGIDKSEIFTGRQIKNLLKNPDNSTLGRYFKKQEGDFNLENL, encoded by the coding sequence GTGGATGCATTACAATATAGAGGGGAAAAGATGGATATAGATAGAACTATTTTAGTGCAGATTCAAGGTTTGTTGGTGTTTGAAAGTCCTCTTCATCATGATGAGCGTGGCTATTTTTTAGAGAATTGGCGAAAGAAAGATTTGCTTGCAAATGGGGTGCCAGAATCATTCTTTCATCATAAACTTCAAAACAATGTGTCTGTTTCAAAGCAGGGAGTTATCAGAGGGATGCATTGTCAGGGCTATGAAAAATTGATGACAGTAGCTTATGGTACTTTCAAAATGATTTTTATCGACCTACGAATAGATTCTCCAACTTACAAATCTGTAGATGTGATAGATGTCCAACCTGGTAGGGCTGTTTTTGTCCCTGGTGGAGTGGCTAATGGTGCACAGTCGTTAGTTAACAATGGAATATTGAATTATTTGGTTGCTGACTATTATGATCCACATAAAAACTATTTAGGTATTACACCATTAGACAAAGACGCTAATTTGTCGTGGGATTCTCTTTTAAAACCAATCATTTCTGAAAAAGACCAAGCTGCTAAATCTTTCAAAGAAGTTCTTGAAATAATTGAATCAAGCAAGAAGAAAGTCGCCTTAATTGGCTCAACGGGTGCAGTTGGGAAAGTTTTATTTGATACATTAAGGAAGCAATCTGATATTGATTTAAGTTGTTTCAATAGAAATAATATTGAAGAAGCTTTGAAAGATTTTTATGATATGGTTATTTGTACCGCTCCGTCATCAGAAAAATTATTAACCAATTTAAGTTTGAAAAACGATGATGCGGAAATAGAGAAATTAGTAAATGTCCTAAAAAATATTCAGACAGGTCATATGATTTTAGTGTCCACTAAATCTGTATTTGATAGTGGCGCCAGATATAGCGCTATTCATCAAAAGATTTATAATAGTGTGATTGAGGCTCATCAAAATAGCAATACTATTTATATTATGGACACCTTATATGGAAAAACGCTGAAAAAGGGCTTTATTAACGATTTGCTTTCTAGACAATGGACTTATATTTCAAATGATATTGTTTTGGATAAGCCTGAGTTAGAAAACTATTATCAAAAAGTAAATGATCAGCTGTGGTCTCTAGTAGAGCCTCTTCCAAATGAATTATTAAGTACTTTAGAGCCAATTTCTGATATTTATCCTGATGAAATGTGCTATCAAGTGACGGCAATAAATGATTTAGTCAGCCATCTGATGGCGAATTTAAATAGAATCGATGGCGTGAAACTGGGTATCGATAAGTCTGAAATTTTTACAGGTAGACAAATAAAGAATTTATTAAAAAATCCTGACAATTCTACTTTAGGACGATACTTTAAAAAGCAAGAAGGAGATTTTAATCTTGAAAATTTATGA
- the dltD gene encoding D-alanyl-lipoteichoic acid biosynthesis protein DltD, which translates to MLKRLWMIFGPVLIAGLLVFLLIFFYPAEMRHDLGAEKRSAVATTIDSFKERSQKVRALSDPNMRFVPFFGSSEWLRFDGAHPAVLAEKYNRSYRPYLLGQRGAASLNQYFGMQQMLPQLENKQVVYVISPQWFSKNGYEPAAFQQYFNGDQLTSFLEHQSGDQASQYAATRLLQQFPNVAMKDLVQKLASKEELSSADNEMIELLARFNERQASFFGQFSVRGYVNYDKHVVKYLKTLPDQFSYQAIEDVVKADAEKNTSNNDLGMENYFYNTQIKKDLKKLKDSQKNFTYLKSPEYNDLQLVLTQFSKSKVNPIFIIPPVNKKWMDYAGLREDMYQQTVQKIRYQLESQGFTNIADFSKDGGEAFFMKDTIHLGWLGWLAFDKAVDPFLSNPTPAPMYHLNERFFSKDWATYDGDVKEFQ; encoded by the coding sequence ATGCTTAAACGCTTATGGATGATCTTCGGACCGGTCTTGATAGCTGGTTTGTTGGTTTTTCTGCTTATCTTTTTCTATCCTGCTGAGATGCGCCATGATCTGGGAGCTGAAAAGCGTTCGGCGGTGGCTACTACTATCGATAGTTTTAAGGAGCGAAGTCAAAAGGTCAGAGCACTATCTGATCCAAATATGCGTTTTGTTCCCTTCTTTGGCTCCAGTGAATGGCTTCGTTTTGACGGTGCCCATCCTGCGGTATTGGCTGAGAAATACAACCGCTCTTATCGCCCCTATCTTTTAGGACAGAGGGGAGCTGCCTCGCTCAATCAGTATTTTGGGATGCAACAGATGTTGCCACAACTGGAGAATAAACAAGTTGTATATGTTATCTCGCCCCAGTGGTTTAGTAAAAATGGCTATGAGCCAGCAGCCTTTCAGCAGTATTTTAATGGAGACCAGTTGACCAGTTTTCTGGAACATCAATCTGGGGATCAGGCTAGTCAATATGCAGCGACTCGCTTACTACAGCAGTTCCCAAATGTAGCTATGAAGGACCTGGTTCAGAAGTTGGCAAGTAAAGAAGAATTGTCGTCTGCAGACAATGAAATGATTGAATTATTAGCTCGGTTTAATGAACGTCAAGCTTCCTTTTTTGGTCAGTTTTCAGTTAGAGGCTATGTCAATTATGATAAGCATGTAGTTAAGTATTTAAAGACCTTGCCAGACCAGTTTTCTTATCAAGCCATAGAAGATGTTGTTAAAGCAGATGCAGAAAAAAATACTTCTAATAATGATTTGGGAATGGAGAATTATTTCTATAATACGCAGATTAAGAAGGATTTGAAGAAATTAAAGGATTCTCAGAAAAACTTTACCTATCTCAAGTCGCCAGAATATAATGACTTGCAGTTAGTGTTGACACAGTTTTCTAAATCCAAGGTAAACCCGATTTTTATCATTCCACCTGTTAATAAAAAATGGATGGACTATGCTGGTTTACGAGAAGATATGTACCAACAAACGGTGCAGAAGATTCGCTACCAGTTAGAAAGTCAAGGGTTTACCAATATAGCAGATTTTTCTAAGGACGGTGGGGAAGCTTTCTTTATGAAGGATACCATTCATCTGGGTTGGTTGGGTTGGTTGGCATTTGACAAGGCCGTTGATCCTTTCCTATCCAATCCCACTCCAGCTCCGATGTACCATCTGAATGAGCGCTTTTTCAGTAAAGACTGGGCAACTTATGATGGAGATGTCAAGGAATTTCAATAG
- the dltC gene encoding D-alanine--poly(phosphoribitol) ligase subunit DltC, which translates to MDIKSEVIEIIDELFMEDVSDMMDEDLFDAGVLDSMGTVELIVEIENRFDIRVPVTEFGRDDWNTANKIIAGIVELQNA; encoded by the coding sequence ATGGATATCAAATCAGAAGTTATCGAAATTATTGATGAGTTGTTTATGGAAGATGTTTCTGACATGATGGATGAAGATCTTTTTGATGCAGGTGTCTTGGATAGTATGGGAACGGTTGAGTTGATTGTGGAGATTGAAAACCGTTTTGATATTCGTGTCCCTGTAACAGAGTTTGGTCGTGACGACTGGAATACAGCCAATAAAATCATAGCTGGTATTGTGGAGCTACAAAATGCTTAA
- the dltB gene encoding D-alanyl-lipoteichoic acid biosynthesis protein DltB yields the protein MMEFFQQLPHLEPYGNPQYFVYVIAATLPIFIGLFFKKRFAWYEVLVSLFFIVTMLVGGKTNQLAALGIYLCWEILLLLFYKHYRKSKDGKWVFYLVSFLSLLPIIFVKVQPAINGTQSLLGFLGISYLTFRSVGIIIELRDGVIKDFTLWEFLRFLLFMPTFSSGPIDRFKRFNENYQTIPERDELMDMLDESVRYIMWGFLYKFILAHILGETLLPPLKNLALQSGGFFNIYTLVVMYTFGLELFFDFAGYSMFALAISNLMGIRSPINFNKPFLSRDLKEFWNRWHMSLSFWFRDFVFMRMVMVLTRKKVFKNRNVTSSVAYIVNMLIMGFWHGVTWYYIAYGLFHGIGLVINDAWIRKKKTLNKERKKAGKAALPENRWIQLLGMVVTFHVVMLSFLIFSGFLNDLWFKK from the coding sequence ATGATGGAGTTCTTTCAACAGCTTCCTCATTTAGAGCCATACGGCAATCCTCAGTATTTTGTCTATGTGATTGCTGCAACCTTGCCCATCTTTATCGGTCTCTTTTTCAAGAAACGCTTTGCCTGGTATGAAGTGCTGGTTAGTCTCTTCTTTATCGTCACCATGTTGGTAGGTGGGAAGACTAATCAATTGGCTGCCTTGGGTATTTACCTTTGTTGGGAAATATTGCTCTTGCTTTTCTATAAGCACTATCGAAAAAGTAAGGATGGCAAGTGGGTCTTCTACCTAGTTAGTTTTCTGTCCCTGCTTCCAATTATCTTTGTCAAGGTGCAGCCGGCTATCAATGGAACGCAGTCTTTGCTTGGGTTTTTGGGAATTTCTTACCTGACCTTTCGTTCGGTTGGGATTATCATCGAGCTGAGAGATGGAGTGATTAAGGATTTTACCCTCTGGGAATTCCTCCGTTTCCTTCTCTTCATGCCGACCTTTTCAAGTGGTCCAATCGATCGCTTTAAGCGGTTTAATGAAAATTATCAGACCATTCCTGAGCGGGATGAGTTGATGGATATGCTGGATGAATCTGTTCGCTATATCATGTGGGGCTTTCTCTACAAGTTTATCTTGGCCCATATTCTAGGAGAGACTTTGTTGCCTCCTCTGAAGAATCTAGCCCTGCAGTCAGGTGGTTTCTTTAATATCTATACTTTAGTGGTCATGTATACCTTTGGTCTGGAACTTTTCTTTGACTTTGCAGGTTACTCTATGTTTGCCTTAGCTATCTCAAACTTAATGGGAATCCGTAGTCCTATCAACTTTAACAAGCCCTTTTTATCAAGGGATTTAAAAGAGTTTTGGAATCGTTGGCACATGAGCCTGTCTTTCTGGTTCCGTGACTTTGTCTTTATGCGGATGGTGATGGTGTTGACCAGAAAGAAGGTCTTTAAGAATCGCAATGTAACCTCAAGTGTGGCCTACATTGTAAATATGCTGATTATGGGATTTTGGCACGGTGTGACCTGGTACTACATCGCCTATGGACTCTTTCATGGGATTGGACTGGTTATCAATGACGCTTGGATTCGTAAGAAAAAAACGCTCAATAAGGAACGGAAAAAAGCAGGGAAAGCTGCTCTACCTGAGAATCGCTGGATTCAGTTGCTTGGCATGGTTGTCACCTTCCATGTCGTTATGCTGTCATTCTTAATCTTTTCTGGATTCTTGAATGATTTATGGTTTAAAAAATAA
- the dltA gene encoding D-alanine--poly(phosphoribitol) ligase subunit DltA, whose translation MSNKPIVDMIETIEHFAQTQPSYPVYNVLGQEHTYGDLKADSDSLAAAIDQLDLPEKSPVVVFGGQEYEMLATFVALTKSGHAYIPIDSHSALERVSAILEVAEPSLIIAVSDFPLEQVSTPMMTLAQVQEAFAQGSRYEITHPVKGDDNYYIIFTSGTTGKPKGVQISHDNLLSFTNWMITDKEFATPSRPQMLAQPPYSFDLSVMYWAPTLALGGTLFALPSAITQDFKQLFATIFSLPIAIWTSTPSFADMAMLSEDFNSEKMPGITHFYFDGEELTVKTAQKLRERFPNARIINAYGPTEATVALSAVAVTDEMLATLKRLPIGYTKADSPTFIIDEDGNKLPNGEQGEIIVSGPAVSKGYMNNPEKTAEAFFEFEGLPAYHTGDVGTMTDEGLLLYGGRMDFQIKFNGYRIELEDVSQNLNKSHFIESAVAVPRYNKDHKVQNLLAYVILKDGVREQFERDIDITKAIKEDLTDIMMSYMMPSKFLYRDSLPLTPNGKIDIKGLINEVNKR comes from the coding sequence GTGTCAAATAAACCAATAGTAGATATGATTGAAACCATTGAGCATTTTGCTCAGACACAGCCTAGCTATCCTGTTTACAATGTTTTGGGGCAGGAACACACTTATGGAGATTTAAAGGCTGATTCGGATAGTTTGGCTGCAGCCATTGATCAACTGGATTTGCCAGAGAAGTCTCCTGTGGTTGTTTTTGGTGGCCAAGAATATGAAATGTTGGCAACTTTTGTAGCGCTGACTAAGTCAGGTCATGCCTACATTCCAATTGATAGCCATTCGGCTTTGGAGCGAGTTTCAGCTATTTTAGAAGTAGCGGAGCCAAGTTTGATTATTGCCGTTTCAGACTTCCCATTGGAGCAGGTTTCTACGCCGATGATGACTCTAGCTCAGGTTCAAGAAGCCTTTGCTCAAGGGTCTAGATATGAGATCACGCATCCAGTCAAGGGAGATGATAACTACTACATTATCTTTACTTCTGGTACGACTGGTAAGCCAAAGGGAGTACAGATTTCACATGATAATCTCCTCAGCTTTACCAACTGGATGATTACGGACAAGGAATTTGCGACGCCAAGTCGTCCGCAAATGCTGGCTCAGCCCCCTTATTCTTTTGACTTGTCTGTCATGTATTGGGCACCGACCTTGGCACTGGGTGGTACACTTTTTGCCCTTCCTTCAGCTATTACTCAGGACTTTAAGCAACTCTTTGCGACCATCTTTTCATTGCCAATCGCTATCTGGACATCAACGCCTTCTTTTGCGGATATGGCCATGTTGTCAGAAGACTTTAATAGTGAGAAAATGCCTGGAATCACGCATTTCTACTTTGATGGAGAAGAATTGACGGTTAAAACGGCTCAAAAACTACGCGAACGTTTCCCAAATGCCCGTATTATCAATGCTTACGGCCCAACAGAAGCGACAGTAGCCCTGTCAGCTGTTGCTGTGACAGACGAGATGCTAGCGACTCTCAAACGCCTACCAATCGGTTATACCAAGGCTGATTCTCCAACCTTTATCATTGACGAGGACGGCAATAAATTGCCAAATGGCGAACAGGGAGAAATCATTGTTTCGGGACCAGCCGTTTCAAAAGGTTATATGAACAATCCTGAAAAAACGGCAGAAGCCTTCTTTGAGTTTGAAGGTCTACCAGCCTACCATACAGGAGATGTGGGAACTATGACAGATGAAGGCTTACTTCTCTACGGCGGACGCATGGACTTCCAGATTAAGTTCAACGGTTACCGCATTGAGTTAGAAGATGTCTCTCAAAACCTCAATAAGTCTCACTTTATCGAGTCTGCTGTAGCTGTGCCACGTTATAATAAAGACCACAAGGTGCAAAATCTATTGGCTTATGTCATCTTGAAAGACGGTGTTCGTGAGCAGTTTGAGCGAGATATTGATATTACCAAGGCTATCAAGGAAGATTTAACAGATATCATGATGTCCTACATGATGCCATCTAAATTCCTTTATCGAGACAGTTTACCACTGACTCCAAATGGAAAAATTGACATCAAAGGATTGATTAACGAGGTGAATAAGAGATGA
- a CDS encoding teichoic acid D-Ala incorporation-associated protein DltX: MKQRKELYLFLGRTALYFLIFLGLLYFFSYLGQGQGSFIYNEF, from the coding sequence ATGAAACAGAGAAAAGAATTGTACCTCTTTCTTGGTCGGACAGCCTTGTATTTTCTTATCTTTCTGGGGCTGCTTTACTTCTTTAGCTATCTTGGTCAGGGTCAAGGAAGCTTTATCTATAATGAATTTTAA
- a CDS encoding ryptide export MFS transporter, with amino-acid sequence MSNSFIKLLVSQLFANLADIFFRVTIIANIYIISKSVIATSLVPILIGISSFVASLLVPLVTKRIALNRVLSLSQFGKTILLAILVGMFTVMQSVAPLVIYLFVVAISILDGFAAPVSYAIVPRYATDLGKANSALSMTGEAVQLVGWGLGGLLFATIGLLPTTFIILILYIISSFLMLFLPNAEVEVLESETNLEILLKGWKLVARDPRLRLFVSANLFEIFSNTIWVSSIILVFVTELLNETESYWGYSNTAYSIGIIISGLIAFRLSEKFLAAKWESILFPLVAMAIVTLTILYFPNAQMFLVFSALVGMLSQLKEVPESVFLQETVEENNLVNVYSVLEVISTLAFSVFVLLMSYITESFGISISFWISAICLVIEAILIYIRRDYFK; translated from the coding sequence ATGTCTAATTCATTTATCAAATTGTTAGTCTCTCAATTGTTTGCAAATTTAGCAGATATTTTCTTTAGAGTAACAATCATTGCTAACATATACATTATTTCAAAATCAGTAATTGCCACATCACTAGTTCCCATTTTAATAGGGATATCCTCTTTTGTTGCAAGTCTTTTAGTTCCTTTAGTTACTAAAAGGATAGCGCTAAATAGGGTTTTATCTTTATCCCAATTTGGAAAGACTATATTATTGGCGATACTGGTAGGAATGTTTACCGTAATGCAATCAGTAGCGCCTTTGGTGATCTATCTATTTGTTGTTGCAATTTCCATATTAGATGGTTTTGCAGCACCCGTTTCCTATGCTATTGTGCCGCGCTATGCGACCGATTTGGGCAAGGCTAACTCAGCCTTGTCAATGACTGGTGAAGCTGTTCAATTGGTAGGGTGGGGGTTGGGTGGACTCTTGTTTGCAACAATTGGTCTGTTGCCTACCACGTTTATCATTTTAATCTTGTATATCATTTCTAGCTTTCTGATGTTATTTCTGCCTAACGCTGAAGTGGAGGTACTAGAGTCAGAGACCAATCTTGAAATTTTGCTCAAAGGTTGGAAGTTAGTTGCTAGAGATCCTAGATTAAGACTTTTTGTATCAGCAAATTTATTTGAAATTTTCTCAAATACGATTTGGGTTTCGTCTATCATACTTGTCTTTGTAACTGAGTTATTAAATGAAACGGAAAGTTACTGGGGATATTCTAATACAGCATATTCTATCGGGATTATAATTAGTGGCTTAATTGCTTTTCGGCTATCTGAAAAGTTTCTTGCTGCTAAATGGGAAAGTATTCTTTTTCCTCTTGTAGCCATGGCAATAGTGACACTGACTATTCTATATTTTCCAAATGCACAGATGTTTTTAGTATTTTCAGCTTTAGTTGGTATGTTATCGCAACTAAAAGAAGTTCCTGAAAGTGTATTTCTTCAGGAAACAGTAGAGGAAAATAACTTGGTTAATGTCTATTCCGTTCTTGAAGTGATTTCGACACTAGCATTTTCAGTATTTGTTTTGCTAATGAGCTATATTACTGAGAGTTTTGGTATTAGTATCAGTTTTTGGATATCGGCCATTTGTCTGGTGATAGAAGCTATTTTAATTTATATCAGACGAGATTATTTTAAATGA